The Micromonospora sp. NBC_00421 DNA window GGCCCCCATCGCGTAACCCGAGGTCGGGATGCCGGCCTGCTGGAAGGAATAGTCGTCGGAGCGGCCCTGGCCCTCGACGTTCTCCTCCGGCGACAGCCCGAGCGAGTCCCAGTACGCCTTCAGCGGCGCCGAGGTGGTGGAGGTGAGCCGGTTGATGAAGTAGCCGCCGTTGGTGGAGGAGACCATGTCGAAGTTGTAGTACCCCTTGATGTAGCCCTTCTGGGCGGTGGTCAGGGAGTTGACATAGAACTTCGAGCCCTGCAGGCCCTGCTCCTCACCGTTCCACCAGGCGAACCGGACCCGCTTGGTCATGGTCGGGTTCTGCTGGGCGAGCACCAGGGCGTTCTCCAGCAGCACCGACGAGCCGGAGCCGTTGTCGTTGATGCCCGGACCGGCGGCGACCCCGTCGAGGTGCGCACCGAACATGACGACGTCGGTGGTCGGGCCCTGCGGCCACTCGGCGATCACGTTGTTGCCCTGGTAGGTGCAGCTGGTGCAGGTCTGCTCGGTGACCGTGTAGCCGGCGGCCTGGAGCTTGGACTTCACGTAGGCGACCGAGGCGGTGTAGCCCGCCGAGCCGGCGCGCCGGTTGCCGCCGTTGCTGGTGGCGATGCTCTGCAACTGGGCCAGGTGCGCCTGGACGTTGCTGACCTGGACGTCCGGCGCGGCGAGCGCGGCGACGGCCGGCGCGGCGGTGGCCGGCCGGGCGGTCGTGGTGGCCGAGGCCGGTGGCGCGGCCAGGGCGAGCGTCACCGCGGTGACGGCGGCGATCGCCAGGGTTCTGCGCTTCATACGAGCTCCTCATGGGGGTCGGCGGGGCATCCGCCCAGGCGTCACCGTCCCGTCTGTCGGAGGTGACCGGGGGTGGACGGGAGACCCGCGATCCGGGGGTGGGATCGCGGCGGAAACGCCAGGGAAGCAAACACTGACATGTATCAATCTGCTGGTCAATCCGTCGGACGGTGTCACATTCGCGGGCACCGCAGGGCGCGGCGTCGGGAAGCGGTCACGACAGCCTCGGCGCGGGGTGTAGACAACGCATGTATACGCGGTGTGTATAGTGCTCCGCATGTCCATCGGCCAGACCTTTCTCGGCCTGCTGGAGGCGACCCCCCGGCACGGCTACGACATCAAACGGCGCTACGACGAACACTTCGGCCACGCCCGCCCGGTCGCCTACGGCCAGGTCTACGCGACCCTGTCCCGGCTGCTGCGCGGCGGCCTCGTCGAGGTGGAGGCGGTCGAGCCCGGCGAGGGCCCCGACCGCAAGCGGTACGCCATCACCGAGGCCGGCGTCACCGACGTGGCGCGGTGGCTGGCCCGCCCCGAGCCGCCCGAGCCCTACCTGCAGAGCGTCCTCTACACCAAGGTGGTGCTCGCCCTGCTCACCGGCCGTCAGGCGGCCGAACTGCTCGACGTGCAGCGCGCCGAGCACCTGCGGCTGATGCGGGACCTGACCCGCCGCAAGCGCGACGGCGACCTCGCCGAGCAGTTGATCTGCGACCACGCGCTGTTCCACCTGGAGGCCGACCTGCGCTGGCTCGAACTCACCACCGCCCGCCTCGACGAGCTGGCCGCGCAGGTGCGCCGGTGAGCGCGCCGCTGCTGGCCGCCGAGGGCCTGCACCGCCGCTTCGGCGAGACGGTGGCACTGGTCGACGCCGCGCTGCGCATCGACGAGGGCGAGGTGGTCGCGGTGCTCGGGTCGTCCGGCTCCGGCAAGTCCACCCTGCTGCACTGCCTGGCCGGGATCGTCCGCCCCGACCGGGGCCGGGTCGTCTTCGACGGCCAGGACCTGGTGACGATGAGCGACGCCCGGCGCAGCGCCCTGC harbors:
- a CDS encoding PadR family transcriptional regulator, with protein sequence MSIGQTFLGLLEATPRHGYDIKRRYDEHFGHARPVAYGQVYATLSRLLRGGLVEVEAVEPGEGPDRKRYAITEAGVTDVARWLARPEPPEPYLQSVLYTKVVLALLTGRQAAELLDVQRAEHLRLMRDLTRRKRDGDLAEQLICDHALFHLEADLRWLELTTARLDELAAQVRR